The Amycolatopsis umgeniensis DNA segment CTCGCCCTTCGCAGCAGCTCTCATGGAGCGCTTCGGCATGCGACGCGTCGCCTCGACGGCGTTGTTCGTCGTCGCGATCGGCGCGGGCGGCACGGTGTTCATGAACGCGAGCTGGCAGCTCATCCTCTGCTGGGGCGTCCTGGTCGGCGTCGGCACCGGCTCGATGGCGATGAGCTTCGCCGCGACGGTCGCCGCCCGCTGGTTCGTCCGCAGCCGCGGCGTCGTCACCGGGGTCCTCACCGCCGCGGGCGCCACCGGCCAGCTGATCTTCCTCCCGATCGTGGCGAACCTCGCCATCGACGAAGGCTGGCGGACAGCCTCGCTCGTCATCGCCATCGCCGCCCTCGCGGTGGTCCCCGTCGTCCTCCTGGTGGTCCGCGACCACCCGTCCGATGTCGGCACGGCCGCGTACGGCGCCGAACCCGGCGAAGTCGCACCGCCGCCGCCCCGAGCGGGCGGTTCCGCGCGACGGGCACTGTCGGTCCTCGGCTCGGCAGCACGCACGAGGACGTTCTGGCTGCTCGCCGTCGGTTTCGCGATCTGTGGCGCCACGACGAACGGCCTGGTCAGCACCCATTTCGTGCCCGCCGCGCACGATCACGGCATGCCGCAGACCACCGCCGCCGGCCTGCTCGCCCTCGTCGGGATCTTCGACGTCGTCGGCACGATCGCCTCCGGCTGGCTCACCGACCGGGTGGATCCGCGGATTCTCCTCGGCGTCTACTACGCCCTTCGCGGCGTTTCGCTCGCCTTGCTCCCGCAGCTGCTGAGCGGATCGGTGGAACCGAGCATGTGGGCGTTCATCGTCTTCTACGGCCTCGACTGGGTGGCGACAGTTCCGCCGACGGTCGCGCTCTGCGTGCGCCAATACGGCGCCGCGGGTCCGATCGTCTTCGGCTGGGTCTTCGCCAGTCACCAGCTCGGCGCCGGTATCGCCGCCTTCGGGGCCGGCGCGATCCGCGACGCTTCCGGCAGCTACGCGCTCGCTTGGTACATCGCGGCGGGCCTCGCAGTGCTCGGTTCGGTCGCTTCGCTGTCGATCACGAGGGCCACCAAACCCGAACCGGTTCTGGTGGGGTGATCCACCACTTCCGGTCGATCGGCGCGTCGCGAAACATGTCGTTAACACGTTCTCGTTAGGGTGCGGCCATGGATCGCCAGCAGGAGTTCGTGCTCCGTACCTTGGAAGAGCGCGACATCCGTTTCGTCAGGCTCTGGTTCACCGACGTGCTGGGGTTTCTCAAGTCCGTCGCCGTCGCGCCCGCCGAGCTCGAGGGCGCCTTCAGCGAGGGGATCGGCTTCGACGGATCGGCCATCGAAGGGTTCGCGCGCGTCTACGAATCCGACATGGTCGCGAAGCCGGATCCGGCCACGTTCCAGGTCCTGCCCTGGGAGACCCCGGACGGCGGCCCGTACTCGGCGCGCATGTTCTGCGACATCGCGATGCCCGACGGCTCCCCGTCCTGGGCGGACCCCCGGCACGTCCTGCGCAGGCAACTCTCCAAGGCGGCCGAAGCGGGTTTCACCTGCTACGTCCACCCCGAGATCGAGTTCTTCCTGCTCGCCAGCCTGCCGGACGACGGCAGCGAGCCCGAGCCCGCGGACAACGGCGGGTACTTCGACCAGGCCAGCCACGCGACCGCGACGCACTTCCGTCGCCACGCCATCGAGACGCTCGAGGCGATGGGGATCTCGGTCGAGTTCAGCCATCACGAGGGCGCGCCCGGCCAGCAGGAGATCGACCTCAGGTATGCCGACGCGCTGACCATGGCCGACAACGTGATGACCTTCCGCTACGTCGTCAAGGAGGTCGCGCTCACCCAGGGGGTCCGCGCGACGTTCATGCCGAAGCCGTTCACCAACCAGCCGGGCTCGGGAATGCACACCCACGTGAGCCTGTTCGAGGGTGATCGCAACGCCTTCTACGACGCGGAAGACCCGTACGAGTTGTCCGCGACAGGCAAGGCCTTCGTGGCGGGGCTGCTGCATCACGCGAAGGAGATCTCCGCGGTCACCAACCAGTGGGTGAACTCCTACAAACGGCTGATCAGCGGAAGCGAGGCCCCGACGACCGTTTCGTGGGGCCGCGCCAACCGCTCCGCGCTGGTCAGGGTCCCGATGTACTCCCCGGGCAAGGCGTCGTCACGCCGAGTGGAGATCCGCACGCTCGACTCGGCCTGCAACCCCTATCTGGCGTACGCGGTCATCCTGGCCGCGGGCCTCAAGGGCATCGAGAAGGGCTACGAGCTGCCGCCTCCCGCCGAGGACAACATCTGGCAGCTCTCGGACGCCGAGCGCCGCGCGGCCGGATATGCCCAGCTCCCGCAGAACCTCGGCGAGGCGTTGTCCGAGATGGAGAAATCGGAACTTCTGCCCGAAGCGCTCGGAGAGCACGTTTACGACTTCTTCCTGCGTAACAAACGTGTTGAATGGGATAACTACCGCAGCGCGGTGACCCCGTACGAGCTGCGGACCCTGCTTCCGGTTCTCTAACGAAGGAGACCTGATGGTGCGGCGACCGGTGTTCCGAGTTCTGACGACATTGGTCGCCGCGACCATCGCGGCGAGCGCCGCGCCCGCGGCGTCCGCGGGCGGAAGACCCCTCGATCTCGACGCCGCCGACATCCCCGCGCTCCAGTCGCGGATGTCCTCCGGACGGTTGACCGCGGTAGGTCTGACCTCGGCTTATCTCGAGCGCATCCACAAGGTCGACCGGAAGGTCAACGCGGTCATCGCGGTCAACCCCGCCGCGCTCGCGCAAGCCGCCGAGAGCGACGCCAGGCGCAGGGCGGGCAAGACCCGCGGCCCCCTCGACGGCATCCCGGTCCTGGTGAAGGACAACGTCGACACCCGCTCGATGCAGACCACCGCCGGCTCGCGCGCCCTGCGCAGCAAGCCCGCGAAAGACGCAACCTTGCTCCACCGACTGCGTGATGCGGGCGCCGTGCTCCTCGGCAAGGCGAACTTGTCCGAATGGGCGAACTTCCGCGCCGCCAAACCCACTTCCGGGTGGTCGGGCGTCGGCGGTCAGACGAACAACCCGTACGTGCTCGACCGCAATCCTTGTGGGTCATCCGCCGGATCCGCCGCGGGTGTCGCCGCATCGCTCGCCCAGGTCGCGATCGGCAGTGAGACCGACGGCTCGATCGTCTGCCCGGCCGGGATGACCTCGACCGTGGGCCACAAACCGAGCCTCGGCCTGGTCAGCCGCACCGGCGTGGTGCCGATCTCGGCCGAACAGGACACCGCCGGCCCGATGGCCAGGCACGTCGTCGACGTCGCGCTCACTCTTTCCGCGCTCCAAGGCCGCGACCCGAGCGACCCGGCCACCGGCGCGTACCCGCCTAACCAGCCGACCGACTACGCCGCGCACCTCCGGCCCGGCGTGCTGAAAGGCTCCCGGATCGGACTCTGGCGGCTGCCGGTCCTGGGTCCGGACGTCGACGCAGTGCTGACGCGGACCAGGAACTCGCTGGTCAAGGCAGGCGCCGAAGTCGTCGAAGTGACTCCGCCGTACCAGGCCAGGCTCGGCGAACTGGAGTTCCCGGCACTGCTCACCGAGTTCCACCGCGACATCGACCGCTACCTGGCCACACGCCCGGAGGGACCGCGCGACCTCGCCGCGCTGATCGACTACAACCGGTCCGACCCGCTCGAGCAGACCTGCTTCGCCGGGCAGGAACTCTTCGAACAGGCACTCGCCGCCCCCGGCCCCGCCGATCCCGGCTACCAGGCCATGCGCCGCGAGCTGACCGACCTGGCGAAACGCTCGATCGACGAGACCCTCGCCAAGTACCGCCTCGACGCGATCGCCGCGCCCACGAACCCGCCCGCCTGGAAGACCGACTGCAAGACAGGCGACAACGACGTCATCCCGTCGTCGACGCCCGCCGCGGTCGCGGGCTATCCCGCCGTGACCGTGCCCGCCGGCTTCGTCGGCGAGCTCCCGGTCGGGGTTTCGTTCATGGCGGGGCAGTGGACGGACGCCCGAGTGCTCTCCTACGCGGCCGACTTCGAACGCGTCGTCCCCGCCCGCAAACCGCCCCGCTACCTGAAGACCGTCGGATGACCGGGGTTCACACTGGCTGACCTGCGGCGATGTCGTTAAGTGACCCCCCTGTTTTCAGGGGGTTCCGGGGCATGTAATCTTCTCTTCGTCGCCAAGAACACCGGGCCACCGGGGCCGAAAGCCCCAGGCCAGGAACACGGGCCGAGCGGGTTGACACCGCGAACCGGACCAGGTAACGTTCAGCGTCGGCCCACGAGCGGCCGCCGACCCCCTACGACTAAGACCGTAGGATTCGGCATGCTCGACCAAAAGCTTGTGAATATCGCTTGAAGCAAAGCGTGTTGCTTGAGAACTCAACAGTGTGCTAGTGAACTAAGCCAGTAGAGCTTATGTATTTGTAACCTCGTGAAGAGGTTCCTTTGAGAGCATTTATTTGCCTCGATCAAATTTGACATTGTTGGAGAGTTTGATCCTGGCTCAGGACGAACGCTGGCGGCGTGCTTAACACATGCAAGTCGAACGATGAAGCCTTCGGGTGGATTAGTGGCGAACGGGTGAGTAACACGTGGGCAATCTGCCCTGTACTTTGGGATAAGCCTGGGAAACTGGGTCTAATACCGGATATCACCATTCCTCGCATGGGGGGTGGTTGAAAGTTCTGGCGGTACAGGATGAGCCCGCGGCCTATCAGCTTGTTGGTGGGGTAATGGCCTACCAAGGCGACGACGGGTAGCCGGCCTGAGAGGGTGACCGGCCACACTGGGACTGAGACACGGCCCAGACTCCTACGGGAGGCAGCAGTGGGGAATATTGCACAATGGGCGAAAGCCTGATGCAGCGACGCCGCGTGAGGGATGACGGCCTTCGGGTTGTAAACCTCTTTCGCCAGGGACGAAGCGCAAGTGACGGTACCTGGATAAGAAGCACCGGCTAACTACGTGCCAGCAGCCGCGGTAATACGTAGGGTGCGAGCGTTGTCCGGAATTATTGGGCGTAAAGAGCTCGTAGGCGGTTTGTCGCGTCGTTCGTGAAAACTCCACGCTTAACGTGGAGCGTGCGGGCGATACGGGCAGACTTGAGTTCGGTAGGGGAGACTGGAATTCCTGGTGTAGCGGTGAAATGCGCAGATATCAGGAGGAACACCGGTGGCGAAGGCGGGTCTCTGGGCCGATACTGACGCTGAGGAGCGAAAGCGTGGGGAGCGAACAGGATTAGATACCCTGGTAGTCCACGCTGTAAACGTTGGGCGCTAGGTGTGGGCGACATCCACGTTGTCCGTGCCGTAGCTAACGCATTAAGCGCCCCGCCTGGGGAGTACGGCCGCAAGGCTAAAACTCAAAGGAATTGACGGGGGCCCGCACAAGCGGCGGAGCATGTGGATTAATTCGATGCAACGCGAAGAACCTTACCTGGGCTTGACATGCGCCAGACATCCCTAGAGATAGGGCTTCCCTTGTGGTTGGTGTACAGGTGGTGCATGGCTGTCGTCAGCTCGTGTCGTGAGATGTTGGGTTAAGTCCCGCAACGAGCGCAACCCTTATCCTACGTTGCCAGCGCGTTATGGCGGGGACTCGTGGGAGACTGCCGGGGTCAACTCGGAGGAAGGTGGGGATGACGTCAAGTCATCATGCCCCTTATGTCCAGGGCTTCACACATGCTACAATGGCTGGTACAGAGGGCTGCGATACCGCGAGGTGGAGCGAATCCCTTAAAGCCGGTCTCAGTTCGGATCGCAGTCTGCAACTCGACTGCGTGAAGTCGGAGTCGCTAGTAATCGCAGATCAGCAACGCTGCGGTGAATACGTTCCCGGGCCTTGTACACACCGCCCGTCACGTCATGAAAGTCGGTAACACCCGAAGCCCATGGCCCAACCCGCAAGGGGGGGAGTGGTCGAAGGTGGGACTGGCGATTGGGACGAAGTCGTAACAAGGTAGCCGTACCGGAAGGTGCGGCTGGATCACCTCCTTTCTAAGGAGCAACACATCCACCCCGCCGGGATACCCGGACCAACGGTGGTGGAGTGGCCAGAGCTCAAGTGCCGAATGTGTACTTGTTCTGGTTGCTCAAGGAATTGTGGAACTACTGGTTTATGCTGGTTCGCTTGATGCCCGCACGGGCTAGTACTGCATCTTCGGGTGCGTGGAACGTGTGCTGTGGGGTCGAGAGGGATTGGTGTTCGCTGGCATGCTGTTGGGTCCTGAGGCAACACGCCGAGGGGCTAACCCCCCGGGAGTTTGTTTCTGGTGTGGTGTTTGAGAACTGTAGAGTGGATGCGAGCATCTTTGTGGTCAAGTTATTAAGGGCACATGGTGGATGTCTTGGCTTCAGGAGCCGATGAAGGACGTGGGAGGCTGCGATATGCCTCGGGGAGCTGTCAACCGAGCTGTGATCCGAGGATTTCCGAATGGGGAAACCCAGCACCAGTTATGTGGTGTTACCCGCATCTGAATATATAGGGTGTGTGGAGGGAACGCGGGGAAGTGAAACATCTCAGTACCCGTAGGAAGAGAAAACAACCGTGATTCCGTGAGTAGTGGCGAGCGAAAGCGGAAGAGGCTAAACCATGCACATGTCAAGCTGTCAGGCGTTGTGTGTGTGGTGTTGTGGGACCCAGCGTCGAGGATCTGACAGTCCTCGGAACGGTTACGCGTGTTAGTGGAACGCCTTGGGATGGGCGACCGGAGTGGGTGAGAGTCCCGTACGCGAAAACACGTTGTGGATTGTTTGTCTGGTGTTCCCGAGTAGCAGCGAGCTCGTGGAATTTGCTGTGAATCTGCCGGGACCACCCGGTAAGCCTAAATACTTCCTGAAGACCGATAGCGGACTAGTACCGTGAGGGAAAGATGAAAAGTACCCCGGGAGGGGAGTGAAAGAGTACCTGAAACCGTGTGCCTACAAGCCGTCAGAGCCCGAGCATATCCTTGTGATATTACGGTGATGGCGTGCCTTTTGAAGAATGAGCCTGCGAGTTAGTGCTGCGTGGCGAGGTTAACCCGTGTGGGGTAGCCGTAGCGAAAGCGAGTCTGAATAGGGCGTCTGAGTCGCGTGGTCTAGACCCGAAGCGGAGTGATCTACCCATGGCCAGGCTGAAGCGTCGGTAAGACGACGTGGAGGGCCGAACCCACTTAGGTTGAAAACTGAGGGGATGAGCTGTGGGTAGGGGTGAAAGGCCAATCAAACTCCGTGATAGCTGGTTCTCCCCGAAATGCATTTAGGTGCAGCGTCACATGTTTCACCACGGGGGTAGAGCTACTGGATGGTCTAGGGGCCTTACCGGGTTACCGAAATCAACCAAACTCCGAATACCGTGGTGTGAGAGTGTGGCAGTGAGACGGCGGGGGATAAGCTTCGTCGTCGAGAGGGAAACAGCCCAGAACACCAGCTAAGGCCCCCAAGTGTGTGCTCAGTGGGAAAGGATGTGGGATTGCCCAGACAACCAGGAGGTTGGCTTAGAAGCAGCCACCCTTGAAAGAGTGCGTAATAGCTCACTGGTCAAGTGGTCCTGCGCCGACAATGTAGCGGGGCTTAAGCACACCGCCGAAGCTGTGTCATTCACACATACAGATCGACGTGTCCCTTGAGGATCACGTCCAGTCGTGTGGATGGGTAGGGGAGCGTCCTGCATCCAGGGAAGCGGCGGCGGAAGCCAGTCGTGGAGGGTGTGGGAGTGAGAATGCAGGCATGAGTAGCGAATGCAGAGTGAGAAACTCTGCCGCCGGATGACCAAGGGTTCCTGGGCCAGGCTAATCCGCCCAGGGTAAGTCGGGACCTAAGGCGAGGCCGACAGGCGTAGTCGATGGATAACGGGTTGATATTCCCGTACCCGAGCACGTGCGCCCAGGATGAGGCGGTTGATACTAACCACCCAAAGCCAGTTACCAATGTCTTCGGACGGAGGTTTCTGTGTGGAGCGTGGGATCTGATTCCGTAGTAGTCGAGTGATGGGGTGACGCAGGAAGGTAGCTCCGCCAGTGAGTGGTAGTACTGGTGTAAGCGTGTAGGCCAGAGTGTAGGCAAATCCGCACTCTATTAA contains these protein-coding regions:
- a CDS encoding MFS transporter; this translates as MPPETRLHRAWFVAAAAFIALLAAAGFRAAPGVLIDPLHNEFGWSRATIASAVSVNLVLYGLFSPFAAALMERFGMRRVASTALFVVAIGAGGTVFMNASWQLILCWGVLVGVGTGSMAMSFAATVAARWFVRSRGVVTGVLTAAGATGQLIFLPIVANLAIDEGWRTASLVIAIAALAVVPVVLLVVRDHPSDVGTAAYGAEPGEVAPPPPRAGGSARRALSVLGSAARTRTFWLLAVGFAICGATTNGLVSTHFVPAAHDHGMPQTTAAGLLALVGIFDVVGTIASGWLTDRVDPRILLGVYYALRGVSLALLPQLLSGSVEPSMWAFIVFYGLDWVATVPPTVALCVRQYGAAGPIVFGWVFASHQLGAGIAAFGAGAIRDASGSYALAWYIAAGLAVLGSVASLSITRATKPEPVLVG
- a CDS encoding amidase, with protein sequence MVRRPVFRVLTTLVAATIAASAAPAASAGGRPLDLDAADIPALQSRMSSGRLTAVGLTSAYLERIHKVDRKVNAVIAVNPAALAQAAESDARRRAGKTRGPLDGIPVLVKDNVDTRSMQTTAGSRALRSKPAKDATLLHRLRDAGAVLLGKANLSEWANFRAAKPTSGWSGVGGQTNNPYVLDRNPCGSSAGSAAGVAASLAQVAIGSETDGSIVCPAGMTSTVGHKPSLGLVSRTGVVPISAEQDTAGPMARHVVDVALTLSALQGRDPSDPATGAYPPNQPTDYAAHLRPGVLKGSRIGLWRLPVLGPDVDAVLTRTRNSLVKAGAEVVEVTPPYQARLGELEFPALLTEFHRDIDRYLATRPEGPRDLAALIDYNRSDPLEQTCFAGQELFEQALAAPGPADPGYQAMRRELTDLAKRSIDETLAKYRLDAIAAPTNPPAWKTDCKTGDNDVIPSSTPAAVAGYPAVTVPAGFVGELPVGVSFMAGQWTDARVLSYAADFERVVPARKPPRYLKTVG
- the glnA gene encoding type I glutamate--ammonia ligase, with the protein product MDRQQEFVLRTLEERDIRFVRLWFTDVLGFLKSVAVAPAELEGAFSEGIGFDGSAIEGFARVYESDMVAKPDPATFQVLPWETPDGGPYSARMFCDIAMPDGSPSWADPRHVLRRQLSKAAEAGFTCYVHPEIEFFLLASLPDDGSEPEPADNGGYFDQASHATATHFRRHAIETLEAMGISVEFSHHEGAPGQQEIDLRYADALTMADNVMTFRYVVKEVALTQGVRATFMPKPFTNQPGSGMHTHVSLFEGDRNAFYDAEDPYELSATGKAFVAGLLHHAKEISAVTNQWVNSYKRLISGSEAPTTVSWGRANRSALVRVPMYSPGKASSRRVEIRTLDSACNPYLAYAVILAAGLKGIEKGYELPPPAEDNIWQLSDAERRAAGYAQLPQNLGEALSEMEKSELLPEALGEHVYDFFLRNKRVEWDNYRSAVTPYELRTLLPVL